A genomic stretch from Oreochromis niloticus isolate F11D_XX linkage group LG11, O_niloticus_UMD_NMBU, whole genome shotgun sequence includes:
- the lars2 gene encoding leucine--tRNA ligase, mitochondrial — MRVSVRRLALYPLFAAQRRGALLSPFLHQISPRSRTLFSETGVWEKDYRTETRRKVEEWWHPRIMAQWRKDALEESPHKKKFYVLSMFPYPSGRLHMGHVRVYTISDTIGHFQKMRGHQVLNPMGWDAFGLPAENAAIERGLDPEDWTKSNIQSMREQLDTLGLCFNWDREVTTCLPDYYRWTQYLFIKLFEAGLAYQKEAVVNWDPVDQTVLADEQVDENGHSWRSGALVEQKLLTQWFIKTTNYAKPLLDALQDLPEWYGVKAMQANWIGECTGCYFDFKLKVNGKETGETLSAYSSSPETVYGAAYLAILPSHRLLHGSSSVRSALQEAFQPGRDSLTDITAHNLFTGREVPLVISHKETFDDYLDTVVGVPDCNEEDLSVARALNLSWTSVLKTHEDGTQTLINSEEFSGLTREQAFNSITQKAKEQKVGGYLTSSKLRDWLISRQRYWGTPIPVVHCGSCGPVAVPEEELPVTLPKLPSITGKGASPLEAAHDWVNCKCPRCKGPARRETDTMDTFVDSAWYYFRYTDPHNAYRPFERHLADHWLPVDVYIGGKEHAVMHLYYARFLCHFCKDQGLVAHREPFRKLLVQGLIKGQTFKLAGSGQYLKREEINFTDKEPVALSGGRVEVTWEKMSKSKHNGLDPQDVVQQYGVDTVRLYILYAAPPEQDILWNAKTDALAGVLRWQSRLWQLVTKLRAARQLGDVPNPRLLKKKELAEAKKIWENKNYAIQEVTTHFTEDFLFNAAISRLMGLTNTLSSATVRLLQHSVEFEEALAALVMMTAPMAPHLASELWAGLCQVKQPLSPILQHGGDVLQQSWPTVDPEYLEVPDFVELSVLINNKSCGMVTVPVQVSKDTSRVQQLVLESPVGQKFLSERNIKRAILSPRTALINFLVDE; from the exons ATGCGGGTGTCGGTGAGAAGGCTGGCGCTGTATCCCCTGTTTGCAGCCCAAAGGAGGGGAGCCCTCCTGAGTCCATTTCTGCACCAAATTTCACCCAGGAGCCGCACCCTGTTCAGTGAGACGGGCGTGTGGGAGAAGGACTATCGAACAGAGACCAGACGCAAAGTGGAAGAATGGTGGCACCCGCGAATTATGGCGCAGTGGCGGAAGGATGCACTGGAGGAG agTCCCCACAAGAAGAAGTTTTATGTCCTCTCTATGTTTCCGTACCCATCAGGGCGACTGCATATGGGCCATGTGCGAGTGTATACCATCAGTGACACCATTGGTCATTTCCAAAAAATGAGAGGGCATCAG GTCTTAAATCCAATGGGCTGGGATGCCTTTGGACTTCCAGCTGAGAATGCAGCCATAGAGAGGGGGCTTGACCCAGAAGACTGGACTAAAAG TAACATACAGTCTATGCGGGAGCAGCTGGACACTCTCGGGCTTTGCTTCAACTGGGACCGG GAAGTGACCACTTGCCTCCCAGACTACTACAGGTGGACGCAGTATCTATTTATCAAGCTCTTTGAAGCAGGACTGGCATACCAAAAAGAG GCTGTGGTGAACTGGGACCCTGTTGATCAGACGGTGCTGGCTGATGAACAGGTGGATGAAAATGGGCACTCCTGGAGGTCTGGAGCTCTGGTGGAGCAGAAGCTACTCACACAATGGTTCATCAAGACTACAAACTATGCCAAG CCCCTTCTTGACGCCCTGCAGGACCTTCCAGAGTGGTACGGGGTCAAAGCCATGCAGGCAAACTGGATTGGAGAGTGTACTGGATGCTACTTCGATTTCAAACTGAAG GTGAATGGGAAGGAAACAGGAGAGACCCTGTCAGCCTACAGCTCCTCCCCGGAGACGGTGTACGGAGCTGCTTACCTGGCCATCCTGCCCTCCCACAGACTGCTGCACGGCAGTAGCTCAGTGCGCTCCGCTCTGCAGGAAGCCTTTCAGCCAGGCAGAG ACTCCCTGACAGACATCACAGCTCACAACCTGTTCACCGGCCGTGAGGTTCCCCTGGTCATCTCACACAAGGAGACTTTTGATGACTATCTGGATACCGTGGTTG GTGTCCCAGACTGTAATGAAGAGGATCTGTCTGTAGCTAGAGCTCTGAATCTGAGCTGGACATCAGTGCTGAAAACTCATGAAGATGGGACACAAACCCTCATCAACTCTGAGGAG TTCTCAGGTCTTACCAGAGAGCAAGCCTTTAACTCTATTACCCAGAAGGCCAAAGAACAGAAGGTTGGAGGCTACCTAACCAGCTCCAAGCTCAGAGATTGGTTGATATCCAGACAGCGATACTGGGGCACACCCATCCCTGTGGTGCACTGCGGGTCATGCGGTCCGGTTGCAGTCCCTGAGGAGGAGTTACCAGTTACTCTGCCAAAGCTGCCATCGATTACAGGAAAAGGGGCGTCGCCTCTAGAAGCGGCACATGACTGGGTCAACTGCAAATGTCCCAG ATGCAAGGGCCCAGCGAGAAGGGAAACTGACACCATGGACACATTTGTGGACTCGGCCTGGTATTATTTTAGATACACAGACCCTCACAATGCATACAG GCCTTTTGAGCGCCACTTGGCAGACCACTGGCTTCCTGTGGACGTGTACATCGGAGGGAAGGAACACGCTGTTATGCACTTGTACTATGCTCGCTTCCTCTGTCATTTCTGCAAGGATCAGGGTCTTGTGGCTCACAG GGAACCTTTTCGGAAGCTCCTGGTCCAGGGTCTGATCAAGGGCCAGACGTTTAAGCTTGCAGGCAGTGGCCAGTACCTAAAGAGAGAAGAAATAAACTTCACAG ATAAGGAGCCAGTGGCTCTGAGTGGCGGTCGTGTTGAGGTGACGTGGGAGAAGATGAGCAAGTCCAAACACAACGGGCTGGACCCCCAAGACGTGGTCCAGCAGTACGGCGTGGACACAGTACGACTATACATCCTCTATGCGGCACCGCCTGAACAGGACATCCTGTGGAATGCTAAGA CCGATGCTCTTGCTGGCGTTCTGCGATGGCAGTCTCGACTGTGGCAGCTGGTGACCAAGCTGAGAGCAGCACGGCAGCTCGGAGATGTCCCCAACCCCAGActgctgaaaaagaaagagcTCGCAGAGGCCAAAAAGATCTGGGAGAACAAGAACTACGCAATTCAAGAG GTGACGACTCACTTCACAGAGGACTTCCTTTTCAACGCAGCCATATCTCGCCTAATGGGACTCACTAACACACTGAGC AGTGCAACAGTCAGGCTGTTGCAACACAGCGTGGAGTTTGAGGAAGCTCTGGCTGCCCTGGTTATGATGACAGCACCCATGGCCCCTCACTTAGCTTCTGAGCTTTGGGCAG GTCTTTGCCAGGTGAAACAGCCCCTCAGCCCCATCCTCCAACATGGAGGGGATGTCCTGCAGCAGTCCTGGCCGACTGTGGACCCAGAGTATCTGGAGGTCCCTGACTTTGTGGAATTGTCTGTACTG ATAAACAACAAGTCCTGTGGCATGGTGACCGTCCCTGTGCAGGTGTCCAAAGATACCAGCCGGGTACAGCAGCTGGTTCTCGAGAGCCCCGTCGGACAGAAGTTTCTGAGCGAACGCAACATAAAGAGAGCCATCTTGTCTCCCAGGACTGCTCTCATCAACTTCCTTGTTGATGAGTGA